From a single Hevea brasiliensis isolate MT/VB/25A 57/8 unplaced genomic scaffold, ASM3005281v1 Scaf1, whole genome shotgun sequence genomic region:
- the LOC110635456 gene encoding uncharacterized protein LOC110635456 — MAQLTFYQNAEGIFGMDMAIRNLKKVSPVIWWLTYGATTPNLRNFAVKVLSLTCSASGCEHNWSIFEHIHSKKRNRLAQNRLNDLEFVKYNRSLKRRYDARDRIDPISLKDIDDSNEWLMGQMEEEMDRDELVFEDDDLTWNVVAAATGAEENAYNTRLSKGKNVASTSHQKRKASSTRTSSLLEDEEENDDDEDVNLEDECEEDNEDDEEDEEDFDISIDVD, encoded by the exons ATGGCACAATTAACTTTTTATCAAAATGCTGAAGGTATCTTTGGGATGGATATGGCAATTAGGAATCTAAAGAAAGTATCTCCAG ttataTGGTGGCTAACTTATGGAGCAACAACTccaaatttgagaaattttgctGTTAAAGTGCTTAGCCTCACTTGTAGTGCATCTGGTTGTGAGCATAATTGGAGCATCTTTGAGCAT ATTCACAGTAAAAAAAGAAATAGACTAGCTCAAAATCGCTTGAATGATTTAGAGTTTGTCAAGTACAATCGGTCATTAAAGCGTAGATATGATGCACGTGACCGCATTGACCCCATCTCATTGAAAGACATTGATGATAGTAATGAATGGTTGATGGGTCAAATGGAGGAAGAGATGGATAGAGATGAACTTGTTTTTGAAGATGATGATTTGACATGGAATGTGGTTGCTGCAGCTACTGGAGCTGAAGAGAATGCCTACAACACTAGATTAAGCAAAGGGAAAAATGTTGCATCTACATCACATCAAAAAAGAAAAGCATCATCCACTCGTACTTCTTCACTTCTTGAAGACGAGGAAGaaaatgatgatgatgaagatgttAATTTGGAAGATGAGTGTGAGGAGGAtaatgaagatgatgaagaagatgaagaggattTTGATATTTCTATTGATGTGGATTGA